The nucleotide window ACCCGGAAATGACCCCCGACGTCAACATCTTCTATGTGCTAGAAGATCAACCTGGGCATGCGGGACCTGCTCTTTTCTAGTACCGAGAGCAAGCAAATGAATCTTTCATCCGAACATCTTGAACCAGGATTCTGGTGGCGGGTTCTCTCGTCCCCCAGGTACTCCAGGCAGAATACGATGTAAGTGCCTCTTATTCACCCGAGGGTACACTTGGCCGACCATTTTCCATTTATACATGGCGTGAAACTCCGAAATATAGTGAATGCGCCAACATATTCATTGAATCTCCACAATATGACATTCTCCGCGCCATTGCCGCGGGAGAACGTAGCTACCCTCAAGCTGTATTGCCGCCCTTCATCTCTGCAACCTGAGATGCCTTTCGAAAGTCTTCAAATGGTTCCATTTCGAATCAATGGACCGGGCGTCACTGGATATTCATTCTGCTGGACTGAAGGTCTCTATTATCTTCATACCCATTACATAGGTGAAGATGACCTGGCTATATATAATGACTTCGACATCTTAAAAGAGGATCCAATCTGGATACATTTGCCAGTCGCACCGGATGCATATATAAACAGCATCTGGTTTCAGCGTGCTGCATACACCTCAGAGATTGCCTTGTGGGTAAGGAACCCCCAGCAGCTGAGAGCCACGTCACGGTACTAATTGTGGATTTGCAGATCGTAACCAACAAAGGCAACGATGTGATTACCAGGCCAACAGCCGCAACCCCTATTGAGCCTGTCTCATTGCTCTTCGACAAGTTTCCAAACGCAACAATTGAATGGAGCCGGCTGATAGGCCCACTCGACAACGGGGAGCCCGTTCAGACATACTTTAACCTTTCCAATAGGGGTGTCAAGGTGTTTGCAACGCTGCAGCCAAATACCGCTATTAAGCCCGGTCCAgaaccaccatcatggcTCCGTTCAGCCTGCTCTTATGAGCCAGGTTCCTCGTTCGCGTAGGTGGCGCATATGTCTAATGTATCCCAAATCATTGCCtgcaaaaagaaggcgaCATATTCCCCCAGAAGACTTGGAACCGCGGAGACGTATTTTAACTGGTGGGGGTCACATTCGCCAATAATCGGCCTCATTCTTGTGTACGCCGACGGAAGGAGAATTCTTCTGGGGCAATGGTGTATGGACTCTGAGACTTTGGCATTTGATGTTCAACATTTGACGGCCTTATACATGGCTTTCAGACATGCTGGCATCGACACGAACTACCCTTATCTCTCAGAAATCTATCTTTCCGCCCCAAGTACACCCAGCAATTTCCCAGCGGCGTGGCGTTGGCTCAAGATAGATCCTTGTCAGCCAGACTCTctgcggtggtggactgTCAAGGGGCTACACAGTGGTTCTCATATGGTATATGGAGACCAAACTACCTACGACGATTCAGGGCGCCAAAGCTGACAAAGACCTACGACCTTTTGAAGTTACTGGGAGTCTACATCATTTTAAACAGAAAATAAACCTTTCAAAAATTCTTGTATGCCTCTCAACTATCTTTGAAACCCTGTTAACTATCATTCAAGGCCTATTCAACTGTTTTCAAGGCATATTGATAAACTTCTCAAGTCTATTAACTATCTTCTAAGGCCTATTCatttttcttccaaatctaTTATTATGTTTTGAGGCATGGTTTACCGTGCAGATTCCCCACAAATTCGAAACACATATGCTTTTGGATACCTGAATGAAACCCCCTTAGCCACTATGCTTTTAGGCTCACAGATGTCCAATATGCAGGTAAGTGGATATCAAAGACACTCTGGGCCGCCTCAGTTACCATGGCCTCGCTGTTTCCATCATCCGTTGGCCTTGccttcctcatcccctcGGGATAGATATACTGTACTGGTCCTCACAGCCTTTATTCAAAGCTGCAGTGTCCATCTTTCTGTTAACGACATACCCTTGCCAGTGTCATCATACCCCTGTAACACACTCGGCATGGATGTGTGAGGCATTATATCCGAATAACTTGATGATACATACTCATCTGTCGAGCAAGTCATAactaaggtaggtaggggaCAGCTATGATCTCTGTGGATATCCATCGTAGCCTCGACGACACCCAAGTGTTCAGTGAAGACCTTGACAACTGTCCCCGTTCTCCGATACATTAGTATCTCTAAAGATAATATATCCTCCTTTGTCGTTgttctcttcttttcttcaacaaAGAAAGCCTTCCATTAGAAACCGCACACAAAGGCATTATTCTTTACTAGCAACACAATCTCATTGTCTATCTCCTCATACTGAACAATGTATTGTCTTTACCCCCTGAGCCAAATGTATATAAACCCCCTGCCCTtgcccctgccccccaaaccccctttcctcccttatcatcatcatcatcatcaaaaatacatcctccacccctttcTACTAACCAAAACAGCttcccaccacaacaaccttTTATCTCCATCTCACTCACCAACAAGGTAAGTTCTTATTATCTCACCCCAAACCCTTTCATAACCCCCCCTAAATTCTCAAAATGACCGTCATCGGCTCCACCACTAAAttcacctccccacctccgAACCAAGAAGCAGTATCACCGGAGACCATAcacttctctctctcaaTCTTCTACCGCTGCAGCGGCTACTCCTTCTCTTATTTACAAGACTCGGACTGTGGTCACCACAGACGAGGAGGGGTTCACTACCAGGCAGAGGATTAGGTATGTCTCTAGCGATCGGGGGAGGACATgggtggaggcggggagtATATAAAGGGGCAAagctgggaggtggtggtgtaaaCTTTAAGGTGCGggtaggtgggtggtgagtaAGTACATTCGGCTGGGctggatgagaagaggaggaccgAAGGGAGGGTGTGGATGGTGATCACAacttttgcctttttttttttttggatgggtatattaatatttttttgtCTTGACTTTGCTTCGTTCCCATGAAGATATGTATGTGATGTCTTAACTGTAATAAATGAATTGGTTTCATGTCTTGAATCTACTGTTCTGTGGTCTGTTAGTGTTGTGTTGAAGTATGTCCACAACCTGAACTCGGCATGCAACAAATCACCATATAGTATGGCAATCCCTTCGGTGGCCATCTTTGTGTACCATGGCAGTAGGTTGGTAGTAGCATCAGAAGCAAGGCTATTTTCGGCAAATGTATGCCTCCTATGCCATTTGAACAGCTCTCCCGTCTGTGTGTTGCTGTGTGCAGCCAGGAAATCTTCCCCGGATCTGCGTTATTTTTGCCTCGGTTAGATCTGACTGAGCGGTCAACAGCCTGTTTAGCTAGGCAGATCGTGATCGCGACAATAGCCACTGGGAGTCCAGACCCTCTTCCCATCGACGTTAAGCATAAAGATGGGGCTCAAAACAACTACCGACACTAATCAGGGGTCCTCCCTGACAAGGTTGCGGCATTTGAACATCGTCTACCTCTCTACAAACCCTCCAGTGTGTCAGGATGCGGGGGAAGCTGGCAGCAGCTGCTTCGCTTGACGGTTACCGAGAGGTCTCTGTTCGGTTCAGGTTTCTTATAAGGCCGGTAAGTACAGAGCTGAGTTTGGTCCTGGGGAAACAATGTGAAAAACGACACATTCGCTTGCTCGTTGGACGGCATGCTTTGTTATGCATTGAGAAACAGTTctgtttgggttgggttaCGTTGGACCATCTGGAGTTCGCTTCGCCCAATTTGGCTGCTGGGTGTATGAAAAGGGGTGTCAGCGTTTTGCAAGTGCTTGCATGAATGATCTGTTCAGAGACCCATGCTTCGAAGGGATGGAGGTCCTGAAAATTATTTGGCTAGCAGACATGGAATCGGCGTGTCCGACTGATATTGTTGAGACGAGATAGTGCTAAGAAGCAGTGCGCTTCTCTAGTTGTCGAGTATCCCACCTAGTATTTGCAGAGAAGCAAACAAAGAACAAGGCCCGGCTCAGACTAGCATTAGAATGCGGGATGAAACCTGAGGTGGAAGATGGAACGCGAGAAACAGTTTGTTTGGTAGACTCGGTACGTGCTGTGGCATTCATTGGATAGATCGCAGATGGCTGTCGCATCATGGCCAGAGGGTCTGAGCGGTATGATGCTGAACGAAAAcgaggggaaaagggaaagatTCCGGCAGTCGGGATACATAGAAACAAGACATAGATAGCTAGCTCACCCGCTTTCGTCCATCCCAGAGCCAGATAATATCTGGTTACGCTCAGTTACGCAGAGGTTCCGAGCCGTGTGTTGTCGTCGGGCGGCTGTCCAATGGCCTGAAATACATTCCTGGTTCCAAGAATGGGCGGCAAGAAACACATTCCGATGCACCGCGCTCCGTCAACCAGTCGAATTGCCCGCCCGGTAGTTAAAGCGCTTATTTAGATTATTCGTGCAGTCGGGTCTTTTGATTCCCGGCTCAACAGACCGTATCGCGCACTTGCAGATTCCGACTAGATGCCCTTCGGGATCTCTATGAGTTGGAATTGAGCCTGTCGATGGCATGGTCCatgatgttgaaggcggcGAAGGAATACCTCCCATTGGTGAAAACTGGAGCGAGCTGCAGAGGTCGGCGATACATACAAAACACAGCCATCGGGTTGATATCGTGGGGGCGTCCACAAAAGCTGTCTCACCAAGTCCCGGCAACGAATGAGAAGAGACTGACTTTGAAACCATGTGCTTGCCCCACTATTATTTCGTGCTAGCTCGGTCCCGGGTCCGGGGCCCCACATCGAAAAgtctcccaacccaccatccCATCAAGCTCATCCTCGACATTGGGGGGCACTTTTAAGTGATTGCAGTTGCACAGGAAGGCAGTCCCTAGAAGACCTTAAAGCTATTTCCATGTCAAGCATGTCAACCACTCATTGCTGGTTGAATGCGTTGAACACAACTCGGCTGGTATAGTCGCAGGAGCATGGTGCTGGGCGAGTCGATCATAGACAAGCGCCTCAATGCCATGGCGGGCCAGAAACAACCTTTCGGATTTACTTTTTGCAGCCTCGTGCTCAGCCACCATCTGTGCGCAACGCGTCTTCAGCAGAGGAAAAAGCTAAAGATGCAAGGCGCTGTCAAAAATGGCAGCTTGGAGCTCTGACCAACACATGGCAATACAATAAACTGAATTCAGATGACAGGACTGTTTTCTGTGCTCCGTGTGTACACCGCTAGATTTTCGGTTTGTTACCATCTCACAGTTTGTTAAATCCTCTTCGTCTATACGAAGGTGCTGGAAGCAAAAATTCCTCTTGCCAGGTAAGCGCACAGGCTGCTTTTCAAGGCATAAGAATTGCAATAGCCCTCATGGCCTGCCTATACTTCGTAATGTCCCAAAGTCCCAGTGCTCCACAACCGGCAGCGGGCTCTCCCAACTTTATTTCGTCCCAACAAGTCCTGGAAGGACTCGTGTCTCCAACATCGTGATCTGTATTCTCTTCCATCAAAACATCACAAAGAGGCTTCTTGTTTCTGCATGTTGTTGATTCAGGGCGCCCTGTAGAAAGACTTGAAGCACCACAACCTGTAAAAGGACAGGGTTTATCTGCAAAGCCCCCTGCATTTACGCAGCCCTAAGCCTGATGAGGCAAGCGGTACACCGATACCTTAACCTCAAGCGAGATTGGCGGTGGGTCCCTGACCAATTCACACGCTTCCTGGCTGACTTCCAAATCCACACATCCACCTTCAATTCTCCGTCTCTCTCTTCGTTCTCTTCCTTTTGTTCTCTTGGGGCGTGCCACTTGTACAGACACAACGAGTAACAGGTGACCTCGACCGTCTTcacaccctcaccctcagaAATAGACTTTGTTTCGTTCCGCTCGTTTGCAccccatctcggcctccGCGCTGCGACTGCATCTTGGGCCTTCTGTTCCTGCAACCTGCAGCGATCATCGGGTCAGTCGGCtgtccaaccaccaccaccatcttgaCTGCCATCCCTTCCTGCCAATTGTCTCTGGCCGACTCCTGCAGCCACCACACCTTGACCGGCAAGAGCGAACCGCTGGTCGCTGTCGCGCTGGTGCTGGCCACCGACCTCCTCACTGGTTGCCGCTCGTTCACTCGCATATATGCGGGACCAGGCCCAGCTGCCTTCCATAACAAAAACAGCTCGTCCAGTCTCCTCTCTATCGTCAACCCGACCTTGGGCTATTCGCCGTTCGCCATTCGCCATTCACCAGCTCAACGCCACGGACAGTTTTTTGTTAGGGACTTAACACACGCAATATTACTCAATTGAGCAACAAATTAGGCCGGTAATACTCCGTACGCCCACGTCAAACAAGGTTCGCCGCTCCGACTCGCTGGCACCACACACCTCAAGACTATGAGCCATGATAGCATCCCAAGACAACCATGACAACTTCGCAAAGGTGACACCACAACCCGGAAACTGCTGCGACATCACCAGTGACGCGTCTGCCGAAAGGCCAACTGGGCACCacagagggggagaggaggagatcacAATGAGCGGACAGCCAGCccggagaaggcgagggcaTTCGTTAGCAAGCACCAAGACCGTGCTTCTTTCTTTAttatcagcatcaccaactgCCATGGCCGCCTGCATTTCACTGCAAGGATCTAAAGCTTGTCCGGCCTGGCAGTCAGCTTCCATTACAACTTCCAATGGTCGTCTGAACGGTATCTTGTAAGTCGCTTGTCCCACGCGGATATCAGACATCCATTCCAGCGGGTTTCAGATTGTAGATGGACTAACATGTTGCCGGCAGTCGTTTCTTATCATTCGTTTCTAGCACCGAGACTTTCGATCAACGCTTATTGACTTTTGTGCAATCGGACTATGTCCAAGAAAAGTACGTCGACGTCATGTGATGTTGCGAGGTTTCAACTACTGACTGTTCCTAGATATCAAACCCTGCTCGGTTGCGGAGATTTTGatctcaccaacaccaccgagctCTACGCGCGTTTCACAACTACTGTAATATGTAATACTATCGTGCAAGAATCGATAGCAGATTGCAGTCTCGCCCCCGAAGACTCTCGACCTGTGTGCGCGGAAACATGCGTACGAGACCCCATGTCCCCTATGTTTTGGTATAGAATTGGGAGGTTGTACTGACACCATGACTAGTCACAATttgccgaggccgagacgTACGTTGTCAGTGACAACAAGCTCTGTCCCAACCCCGGTAGGAACGCAAAGGAGCAGATCAGAGCCGACTTTACGGACTGCTCATCGCCTGACAATGCGCTTTCCGGACGCTCCTGTATCCAGGGTATCGCCAACGAGCCCGAGAACTGCGGGTATGGTAGTAGCACCATTGGTCTGTGTTGGTACTGCGCTAAGGGCGGCATCAACTCGACCGATAGTTGCTGCTACAACTCGAATGCCGAGTCGAGGTGTGCTGGTGTCGTTTTGCCCTCGATCACACCTACCTTTGTACTTCCCACAAACACAGCACTGCCGCCCTCGAACGAGCAAAACGACGCTGACAAAACCGGGCTAGGAGGGGGACCCATTGCTGGAATTGTGATTGGATCGATTGGCGGTGCTGCCCTGTTGGCATTGGGCATCTTCCtctgttggcggcggcgtagGCAGAGGCAGGGAAGTCAGAGCGGAAGCGTCTTCAATCAACCATCGCCTGCTAGGAAAGGGCCGGCCGTTCCTCAAATGGCTCAGCCAGGAACACCAGGACAGCCAGGTGTGCCACCGGGCTTTGAGGCTCTACCGGGCGGTAGAATAGCCCGGATGTCGGCACTCGAGGGACACTCGGCCGATGCACCATCACACCACGTTGGCCGAGATATCGCCACAGCCACGTCTGCCGGCTACAGTAGGAGGAGcgacagaagaagaggcgaCGATCATTCCTCCTCTGACGGGTTTGGGTCCAGCCCAGAATCAGACCGCGGCACGGGGATTGGAGTTCTCAGACCTCCGCCAACTGCTCTCAGGAGGAATGGTTCGCTCTCTAGCAGCTCGGTGCTGAATAGTGATGAGCCGCACTCCCCAACTAGTGGTGGGATGTCCTCTCCCCAAGGTATGGCCAGCCAGCAGTCCGAGCAGCTGCCATTCTTCAGAGACTACTATTCGCAAGACGAAATTCACCCTGGCGATAGGGTGGCTGTGCTGTGGGCATATCAACCGCGTGCCCCTGACGAGTTCACTTTGGACCGCGGGCATATgctcaaggttgtgggtATTTGGGACGATGGGTGGGCGACGGGTATTCTGTTGGATGAGAGAgcggaggagtgggaggctCGCAGGAATGCTCAGCGAGACAGCGGGGTCTCGAACACATCTGGCAGAGTGGCATCGACTTCTCCACCAGCGAACGGTGAAATCAAGGCGTTCCCCCTCGTGTGTGTCTGCCTGCCAGAGCATTGGAGACGGACGATCGAGGGCGATGGGTCTACCGAGACGGGATCTAGCAGCCACCCGCTGACGACAACAACTGGGTCCTGATTGATAGCTTGCGATTATGATACCAGCGCTCGATCTACGTTCTGAATAATGTCTCGATGAGTGTCTTTTTATTGTTTGGCATTGGCCACGGAGTTCGGCTGCGACACGGTTAGCTGCATTCTCTTCTCGACCTTCTCTGGTCATAATCCCTGGCTCGCCGCCTTGTACATATTTGCACCCGAAACGTGTTAGTTTTTGGTATATACCCATGTTAAGGAAGGTGTTtgcggttggggttggggagattAGGGGGTGTTCGGTTTATAATGATGTCCAGGAGAGTATCTTCATGATGACCGGTTAGAGATTCTCGTGCTTCTTTCTTATCACATAGCATCAAGATATTCTGCTGGTACTTGTTTTAAATACAAAAAACTGTTAGAGAAATCTGTTGGGATCCTGTACTTATGAGGCTGTGACTGTCATTGAGGATTGCGTCACATTCTCCGGAAATGAAATCAACTTATTCTCCCAATAAACCTGCAGCATCATTTTCGAGTGCTTTGTTGCCCACCTCCAAGGCTGTCGAGAAGTTGTCACTTATATGCACAAAGCGGGGTGTGGAGTTCGCGGGGTGACAGGCTGGGATCATGGGTGGAGCTGAAAGGTAAACGGCCCACAGTGACTTCATTTGAGCCAAAAGCTATCGTTATCTTTTCGGCAGGCACCGATTGGGCCATCACCGTGTGCGTACTGTAGGCTTCAACACCGACTGACCAAAGCACCTCATGCATCATATACAGCTGACCCAAAGTTCTGTCCCATACACATTTTCCCCGGCATTTCGACCCCGACAAGACTACATCTGACCGTCACTCGCGACCTCCGACCGTACCAAGCACGAAtacctccctcaccccgcATTGACGACGACCTTTCCGCAACTTCGAGCACCGCGAACCATTCGTCTACTGGTACTCCAAAATGCGCCGAGCTTTCTCAGCATTGAGACCTAGGTAGCCAGTTGTTCTAAGCGTCCCACCGCTTAATATCTCACACAGCGATGGGGCAGGGATTTTCTCTCGCAGCACCCCCAGCTGGGGCTGCCGGGATAGACGTTCCTGAGCTTGCCGACTTGGTCTACGAAAAGAGCATTGGCACCGCCCGCTTCATGAAGAGCATTCGAGCAAGACACCATGATGGAGTCGTATTAGTCAAAGTTCTCATTAAACCATATCCCATGTCCCTGGACAAGTACAAAGAACAGGTCCTTCGTACGCGCCCTTTCCCCCTCAGCTTTACTGTGGGCATTGCTGACTTGTTGTCTCTAGGGGTAAGAAACGTGCTGGCCGATGTACCAAATGCCCTTCCATATCAACGTGCGATCGAGACCGAAACGAACGGATATTTGATTCGCCAGTTCTTCTACAACTCATTATATGACCGTCTGAGCACACGACCGTTTTTGGAAGATATCGAGAAGAGATGGTTGGCCTTTCAACTGCTTTGTGCTGTGCGTGACTGCCATGACAAGGACATTTATCATGGCGATATCAAGACGGAGAATACACTGGTGACGTCGTGGAACTGGCTGTACCTGTCCGACTTTTCGTCTTCGTTCAAGCCGGTCATGCTACCTGAGGACAACCCTGCCGATTTTTCCTACTTTTTCGACACGTCCGGCCGCAGAACTTGCTACTTGGCGCCAGAGCGATTTGTTCCTTCGGGGGAGGAACTAGACCCAAATGCAAAGATAACATGGGCGATGGATGTGTTCAGCGTCGGGTGTGTGATTGCAGAGCTGTTTCTTGAAGCGCCCATCTTTAGCTTGAGTCAGCTGTACAAGTACCGGAAAGGGGAGTATGATCCTGGGATATCGCACCTGAGTCGGATCCCTGATAAGGAcctgagggagatggtgggccACATGATACAGCTGGATCCGCAGAAGAGATATTCGGCGGAACAGTACCTTGAGTTTTGGAAGGGAAAGGTGTTTCCGGCATACTTTTACAACTTTCTGCACCAGTACATGGAGGTGATTACGGATCTCTCCCCTGGGCACTCTTCAGATCCTGCCAAGAACGTCGCTCAAGCTGATGAGAGGATCGAGAGGGTGTGGTCGGATTTCGACAAGATCTCTTATTTCTTGGGATATCACAATAATGATACGCAGGTGGAGGAACGACCGGTGGCTCCCAGGCTGGGACTGGGGCATTTCCCAGTTCGACTCAACATCCCGAATAATGAACATTTCGTGTCGAGCGACAAGCAGCCGTTGGCAGATGACGGCACGCTGATATTCCTGACGCTGATTGTTTCCTCTCTCCGGAATACGGCACGCGCAAATTCAAAAGTCAAGGCATGCGATATACTTTTGGCCTTTTCTGAGCGGTTGACCGACGAAGCCAAACTGGACCGGGTCTTGCCATATCTCGTTGCTTTGCTCAATGACAAGTCAGAGATTGTGGTCATTTCTGCGATTAGGACGATCATGCAGCTACTGGATATGGTGAGGGTCATTACGCCTGTGAACGCACAGATATCTCTGGAGTATATCATGCCTAGGATGCAGGTTGTCTTGCTTGGAACACAGCGCTCGACTAGTTCGGCGGTTCGAGCAACATATGCTTCGGCTTTGGGCAAGTTGGCCAAGATTGCAGACCGCTTTCTTGTCATGGCTGCTACGCTGCGAGGAGATGGATCTACGACCATTGCAGACCCTGAGGTTGAGCCTGGGACGGAGCCAGACGCGGCGTTTGATGGGCTTTATGACAATGCCCGCAGGGAGTTGACCGGCCTGTTCGAAACTCACACCAAGGCCCTGATTGAGGATTCGGATCCCTTTGTGCGACGAGCCTTCCTTACCTCGGTGCCAGAGCTGTGTATCTTCTTCGGTGTTGCCCAGGCCAACGATATCATCTTGGCTCATCTCAACACCTACCTCAATGATCGAGACTGGATGCTGAAATGCGCCTTTTTTGACGCGATCGTGGGAATTGCGGCTTTCCTCGGCAGCAGCACGCTGGAAAAGTTCATTCTGCCTCTTATGGTGCAGGCGGTCACGGACCCGGAAGAGTATGTTGTCCAGGGTGCGCTCCGTTCTCTGGCAGAGTTGGGGTCCTTGGGTCTGCTGACCAAGCAGTCCTACACTGATCTCATCAGCGATGTCGCGCGCTTCACGGTCCACCCTAACATATGGATCCGAGAGGCGGCTGTCGAGTTCATTGCTTCGGGCAGCATGTTTTTGAGTCGGGCATATCTCAAAGTTCAAGTGCTGCCAAAGCTGGGGCCGTATCTCAAGCCAGATCGCGTACCGGACTTTTCTGAGCTGGGGATTCTTGAGGCGCTTCAGAAGCCGCTGTCTCGGTCTGTCTTTGACCATGCTCTGATGTGGGCTTCCAAGACGGAGAAGGGTGATTTCTGGACGTTCAAAAAGGGACGTGATAGTGTTTTGGGGCCGAGCCAGATATTTGAGCAGGCGTCAAAGAACAAGGAGGACGATGCGTGGCTGAGGAAGTTGCGGAATTTGGGTCTGTCTCAAGAGGATGAGCCGAAGCTGTTGGCACTTAGGGAGTTTATCTGGCGATTGAGCCAGATGAAGACAAGGGATTCGACAGGTCAagagacgacgacgacgacgactacGGGTGGTAGTAATGGTATTATTCCCCTTCGGTCACTTGGGATTACCCCCCAGACTGTGTTGTTTGATGAGGAGCCTTTGCGGTATCCGATGCCGTCTATTCAGGCTGAGCCGGGGACTCCGAGGACGATAGAGGATGCGCTGCTTGATGCGTCCATGTCGATTGATGACCCTGTTGGCAAGAAGCGCAGGGCGGCGTTGAATAATCATCGGTCGAGACTTAGTAGCAGGGATAACATGTCGCCGGCGTCTGTGGATGGCAGGCGGCCTTTTGAAGATGAGGGGGCGGTATCGCCGACTGCGTCGAGGGATACTTCTGTTAGGACGTCGGTGGCGCAAGGGAAGAACGTGTTGTCTGTTATGGATGATGAACGGTCGCTGTCGGATGCGCCTTATGCGAGCAGGAGGGCTTTGCGGCATCAGTCGAGTGCGATGAATCTGATGAATAGGAAAGACAGCGCCAAGTCTGGGCCTGAGACTGCCACGACGGAGACGAATGCGTTTGGACAAGTCGAGGGGCCGCTCAGTCAAGGGTTGAGGGTTTCGTCTTATCCCGAGACGGAGACTGGGCTGGCTTTTGCGAAGGAACGGTTGAGGGGTCATCACACTTATACTGGGAGCGACCCGAACATTATCCGGATGCTGGATAACATGTACATTGAGAATTATCCCCGGGATTTGCTCGAGTATGGGCCGCTGGTGACGCCGGTGAGGCGACGGAAGTCGAGCAGGCAGTCTGTCCCTTCTGGATATGAGGAGCCGTGGAAGCCGGCGGGCAAGCTGGTTGGCATGTTGGCCGAACATGTCGGCCCCATCAACCGGGTTGTTCCCTCGCCGGACCATCGGTTTTTTATCACgggtggggatgatgggtgtgTTAAAGTCTGGGATACGAAACGCCTAGAGAGGATGGTCACACATAAAGCGAGGCAGACTCACAAACATGCTCCCGGGGCGAGGGTGCTGGCAATGTGTTTTGTTGAAAACACGCACAGCTTTGTCAGCTGTGCCACTGATGGGAGTGTGCACATCCTCAAGGTCAATTCGATTCTCAGCGGGGTTAGTTACCGGTATGAGAAGCTGAAGTTGCTCAGGGAGTATACTGGACTAGGGGAAGGGGAGTATGTAGTCTGGTGCGAGCACTACAGACAAGAAGCGAACTcagtgctggtgctgctgacgAACAAGAGCAACATCATTGGTGTCGACCTCAGGACGATGGGGGAGCTGTTCCGGCTGGAGAACCCGGTTCATCACGGCACGCCGACGTGTTTCTGCGTGGACAGGAAGAGGAACTGGCTTTGTCTTGGGACGAGCCATGGGGTTTTGGACCTGTGGGATCTGAGGTTCAAGACtaggttgagggggtggggggtgccggggaaaggggagatCTACAGGGTTACGCCGCACCCggcgaaggggagggggaggtgggttttgGTCAGCGGGGG belongs to Podospora bellae-mahoneyi strain CBS 112042 chromosome 6, whole genome shotgun sequence and includes:
- a CDS encoding hypothetical protein (EggNog:ENOG503NWN4; COG:S), whose product is MIASQDNHDNFAKVTPQPGNCCDITSDASAERPTGHHRGGEEEITMSGQPARRRRGHSLASTKTVLLSLLSASPTAMAACISLQGSKACPAWQSASITTSNGRLNGIFRFLSFVSSTETFDQRLLTFVQSDYVQEKYQTLLGCGDFDLTNTTELYARFTTTVICNTIVQESIADCSLAPEDSRPVCAETCSQFAEAETYVVSDNKLCPNPGRNAKEQIRADFTDCSSPDNALSGRSCIQGIANEPENCGYGSSTIGLCWYCAKGGINSTDSCCYNSNAESRCAGVVLPSITPTFVLPTNTALPPSNEQNDADKTGLGGGPIAGIVIGSIGGAALLALGIFLCWRRRRQRQGSQSGSVFNQPSPARKGPAVPQMAQPGTPGQPGVPPGFEALPGGRIARMSALEGHSADAPSHHVGRDIATATSAGYSRRSDRRRGDDHSSSDGFGSSPESDRGTGIGVLRPPPTALRRNGSLSSSSVLNSDEPHSPTSGGMSSPQGMASQQSEQLPFFRDYYSQDEIHPGDRVAVLWAYQPRAPDEFTLDRGHMLKVVGIWDDGWATGILLDERAEEWEARRNAQRDSGVSNTSGRVASTSPPANGEIKAFPLVCVCLPEHWRRTIEGDGSTETGSSSHPLTTTTGS
- the VPS15 gene encoding Serine/threonine-protein kinase (EggNog:ENOG503NXFW; BUSCO:EOG092602OP; COG:T) → MGQGFSLAAPPAGAAGIDVPELADLVYEKSIGTARFMKSIRARHHDGVVLVKVLIKPYPMSLDKYKEQVLRVRNVLADVPNALPYQRAIETETNGYLIRQFFYNSLYDRLSTRPFLEDIEKRWLAFQLLCAVRDCHDKDIYHGDIKTENTLVTSWNWLYLSDFSSSFKPVMLPEDNPADFSYFFDTSGRRTCYLAPERFVPSGEELDPNAKITWAMDVFSVGCVIAELFLEAPIFSLSQLYKYRKGEYDPGISHLSRIPDKDLREMVGHMIQLDPQKRYSAEQYLEFWKGKVFPAYFYNFLHQYMEVITDLSPGHSSDPAKNVAQADERIERVWSDFDKISYFLGYHNNDTQVEERPVAPRLGLGHFPVRLNIPNNEHFVSSDKQPLADDGTLIFLTLIVSSLRNTARANSKVKACDILLAFSERLTDEAKLDRVLPYLVALLNDKSEIVVISAIRTIMQLLDMVRVITPVNAQISLEYIMPRMQVVLLGTQRSTSSAVRATYASALGKLAKIADRFLVMAATLRGDGSTTIADPEVEPGTEPDAAFDGLYDNARRELTGLFETHTKALIEDSDPFVRRAFLTSVPELCIFFGVAQANDIILAHLNTYLNDRDWMLKCAFFDAIVGIAAFLGSSTLEKFILPLMVQAVTDPEEYVVQGALRSLAELGSLGLLTKQSYTDLISDVARFTVHPNIWIREAAVEFIASGSMFLSRAYLKVQVLPKLGPYLKPDRVPDFSELGILEALQKPLSRSVFDHALMWASKTEKGDFWTFKKGRDSVLGPSQIFEQASKNKEDDAWLRKLRNLGLSQEDEPKLLALREFIWRLSQMKTRDSTGQETTTTTTTGGSNGIIPLRSLGITPQTVLFDEEPLRYPMPSIQAEPGTPRTIEDALLDASMSIDDPVGKKRRAALNNHRSRLSSRDNMSPASVDGRRPFEDEGAVSPTASRDTSVRTSVAQGKNVLSVMDDERSLSDAPYASRRALRHQSSAMNLMNRKDSAKSGPETATTETNAFGQVEGPLSQGLRVSSYPETETGLAFAKERLRGHHTYTGSDPNIIRMLDNMYIENYPRDLLEYGPLVTPVRRRKSSRQSVPSGYEEPWKPAGKLVGMLAEHVGPINRVVPSPDHRFFITGGDDGCVKVWDTKRLERMVTHKARQTHKHAPGARVLAMCFVENTHSFVSCATDGSVHILKVNSILSGVSYRYEKLKLLREYTGLGEGEYVVWCEHYRQEANSVLVLLTNKSNIIGVDLRTMGELFRLENPVHHGTPTCFCVDRKRNWLCLGTSHGVLDLWDLRFKTRLRGWGVPGKGEIYRVTPHPAKGRGRWVLVSGGTGQGEITVWDLERCICREVYRVAGNKEGPKGYDAWEVDEERPEGIMLGRFATNIEMGAGGPAGGSGGNMDRGVRAMTVGIGAGEDVRDVRHAFVITGGSDKKLRYWDLVRVDNSVIFSGLMPEDGRLGYSTSHPTASMTLHTERPPNQKEKGGGGTNGPAAANGGTGLAGDVEQPVKRVRQARSTVVSAEQQGLLRSHMDAVMDVIWLESPYSMTASVDRSGTILLLQ